Proteins found in one Bordetella genomosp. 11 genomic segment:
- a CDS encoding glutamate synthase subunit beta, giving the protein MGKITGFLEYQRLQEAYEPPAARLKTWREFVLRLDDNASKVQAARCMDCGIPFCNNGCPVNNIIPDWNDLVYRQEWRKALDVLHSTNNFPEFTGRICPAPCEAACTLNINNDAVGIKSIEHAIIDKGWEEGWVVPQPPSRKTGKKVAVVGSGPAGLACAQQLARAGHAVTVFEKSDRIGGLLRYGIPDFKLEKSQIDRRIAQMEAEGVEFCPSTYIGNAGDPAADGLTARTPESLREEFDAVVMAGGAEAPRDLPVPGRELQGVYFAMDFLRQQNKAVAGDRLSNQTLAKGKHVVVIGGGDTGSDCVGTSNRHGAASVTQFELMPQPPESENKSLTWPYWPAKLRTSSSHEEGCERDWAVTTKSLVGEKGVVRKLIGARVEWVKDEATGQMKMREVDGSEFEIKADLVLLAMGFVSPRQQVLDAFNVDRDTRGNVRANTDDYRTSVEKVFAAGDMRRGQSLVVWAIREGRQCARAVDAFLMGDSELPR; this is encoded by the coding sequence ATGGGCAAAATCACCGGATTTCTCGAATACCAGCGCCTGCAGGAGGCCTATGAGCCGCCGGCGGCGCGCCTGAAGACCTGGCGCGAATTCGTGCTGCGCCTGGACGACAACGCGTCCAAGGTGCAGGCCGCGCGCTGCATGGACTGCGGCATCCCGTTCTGCAATAACGGCTGCCCGGTCAACAACATCATCCCGGACTGGAACGACCTGGTGTACCGGCAGGAATGGCGCAAGGCGCTGGACGTGCTGCACTCCACCAATAACTTCCCGGAATTCACCGGCCGCATCTGCCCCGCGCCCTGCGAGGCAGCCTGTACCTTGAACATCAACAACGACGCCGTGGGCATCAAGTCCATCGAGCACGCCATCATCGACAAGGGCTGGGAAGAAGGCTGGGTGGTGCCGCAGCCGCCGTCGCGCAAGACGGGCAAGAAGGTCGCCGTGGTCGGCTCCGGCCCCGCGGGCCTGGCCTGCGCCCAGCAGCTCGCCCGCGCCGGCCATGCCGTGACCGTGTTCGAGAAAAGCGACCGCATCGGCGGCCTGCTGCGCTATGGCATCCCGGACTTCAAGCTGGAAAAATCGCAGATCGATCGCCGCATCGCCCAGATGGAAGCGGAAGGGGTGGAGTTCTGCCCGTCCACCTACATCGGCAACGCCGGCGACCCGGCCGCGGACGGCCTGACCGCCCGCACGCCCGAATCGCTGCGCGAGGAATTCGACGCGGTCGTCATGGCGGGCGGCGCGGAAGCCCCGCGCGACCTGCCGGTGCCGGGGCGCGAACTGCAAGGCGTGTACTTCGCCATGGATTTCCTGCGCCAGCAGAACAAGGCCGTGGCGGGCGACCGCCTGAGCAACCAGACGCTGGCCAAGGGCAAGCATGTGGTGGTCATCGGCGGCGGCGATACGGGTTCGGACTGCGTGGGCACCAGCAACCGGCACGGCGCCGCCTCGGTAACGCAATTCGAACTGATGCCGCAACCGCCGGAATCGGAGAACAAGTCGCTGACCTGGCCGTACTGGCCGGCCAAGCTGCGTACCTCGTCCTCGCACGAGGAAGGCTGCGAACGCGACTGGGCGGTCACGACCAAATCCCTGGTGGGGGAAAAGGGCGTGGTGCGCAAGCTCATCGGCGCCCGCGTGGAGTGGGTCAAGGACGAAGCCACCGGGCAGATGAAAATGCGCGAAGTGGACGGATCGGAATTCGAGATCAAGGCCGATCTGGTGCTGCTGGCCATGGGCTTCGTTTCCCCGCGCCAGCAGGTGCTGGATGCGTTCAACGTGGATCGCGATACGCGCGGCAATGTACGCGCCAATACCGACGACTACCGTACCAGCGTGGAAAAGGTGTTCGCCGCCGGCGACATGCGCCGGGGCCAATCCCTGGTGGTATGGGCCATCCGCGAAGGCCGCCAGTGCGCGCGCGCCGTCGATGCCTTCCTGATGGGCGACAGCGAGCTGCCGCGCTGA